The DNA region tagcaaggaggctgagcacCAAAGGGAGATGGACACAAGGCggagtgctagtgaggacgctgggccccgatgggggtggattgtgagatcccacattggttggggaggagaacggaacattctttataagagtatggaaacctcttcctgagtacaatatctactagcggtgggcttgggctgttacaaatttgaTGCTTGAAACAGGCTCTCTCTTGTTCAAGAAGTGCTCTTGTTTTATTGAATATCATCTCTATCAGCTCCgaattgatttctttttctttttctcgtaGCGTGGTCGGAGATACATGTGTTGCAATGGAAGATTGGCTGCAGAATCCCACCGCCCACACGGCGTTAGACGATATTCTTCCTTGCGTCGACAACGCCACTGCCAAAGAAATTCAGTCCGGAACCAAGAATGTGAATTACCAACTTGTAAGTTTGGTCAATGGAGTGATCAACACAATCTCAAATGCCAACCCCCCTGCAAATGTCGCCCCTCCTCTGAATTACAATCAATCCGGCCCGTTGGTGCCGCCTCTTTGCAGTCCGTTTCATTCCAATCTCACGGACCGACACTGCTCGGTGAATGAAGTAGAACTGAGCAAAGCTCCTGAGGTAAGAGATATCTGATATAGCTAGCTCGAACAAGCACGTACAATGCAGCCTTTTACTGTCGAGTATCATATATCTAGCTAGCTCAATTCGagtatgatatatgatatatgatatctAGCTAGCTCGATTCGAGTATCATACATGATATAACTAGCTCAAACAAGCACGTACAATGCATTTTTCTTCGAAAATCTCGACGTATATCTCGAATTATTGCGTGCAGGTTTGGACGACGTTCACTTGTCAAGTATCATCCTCTGGCGTTTGCACCAACACTGGCCGGTTGACTCCAACTTTATACAACCAAATGACAGCTGCAGCAAACGTGAGCTATGGTTTGTATCACTATGGACCGTTCTTGGTCGAACTCGTAGACTGTACGTACGTTCGACAAGTGTTTACGGATATAAGTAAGAATCATTGTCCCGGGCTTCGACTATACTTGAAATGGATATATGTCGGGTTGGTTCTGGTGTCGGGTGCTGTCATGCTGTCCCTGATCTTCTGGATTATATACGCTAGAGAGCGACGACATCGGGTTTATACTAAGCAGTTTATTTCCAGAGATCCAGGAGAACAAGACAAGGGCAGCTAGGTATCAGTCCAATATGCATGACACTAGACACTCTTTGagtactttttctttccatgtACATTATTTTGTTGCATGAGAACTGATAGAGTTTCACTTATTTGATGAACTTCAtgtgattttatttaatggttGCCTTCTGTTTCCcttttaaatcttttgttCATTTAACCCACGAGACTAGAGACCCGTCTTGAATGGGGTGAGAAATCTCCGTTTAAACACAGAATGAAGGAGGGATTTGGGAGAGATTTTTCTCCATTAGCTAAATGAGAACAGGGACTCTCAAGCCAATCCCGATTCTGCGTGTGACAGGTCCAAGCCACGAGGCTAGTGACAAGCTCTGAATGGGGtgagaaattttcatttaaacagGAAATGAAGGAGGGTGcggagagagatttttgtaCGTTAGCTAAATGAGGACATGGATAAGGATAATCCTCGTGTATCGAGCCAATCTTTGTCCTGCTTTACTTTTATCTAGTAATAGTCTTGATTGGTCTGCGAAATTCGATGAGTCAAGGATAGGTCGAAGCTaacaaattaagaatttgTGGCTCGTCGAAATGtggttcttcaatttcattatcTTTGACTTTTCCAGCATCTATAAAATGAGGACAGTGAATTATCTTAAAAAGATCGTTGAATGAAGCggaaatctttctttttttccatctATCACAAGGGGGCCTCAGACGAGGTAAAAGCTCATAGACATACCTACGAAGTTGATATATAACTccaaaatttaagataatttgattatttttatttttccttttatttggAGGTTTATATTAGCGACTAAAATTAAcatttcatgaaaataaaatttaaatcgttttaaatataaatagaggGCAATTTGGGcattaaataagaaaacgTTCTATTGGATTAGATACTGGATAGGGTGAGAAGGACGTGTAATCCAAAGCGGCTCTGACAGCTTACGTGGCAAGTAAATGGGTAGTAAGACAGCTGTCAGACCAAACGGTACCATTTTTTGTCGTATTGGTATTTTTGGATTTAAACAgccgaaaagaaaagaacaaaaaagaaaaaaaggtaaaaaagcCGAAAGCTCATATACCTGAACCACAGGCCGGTTCAACTAACCCAACCGCCATAGGGTTGGTCGGGTTAAACATAGACATCATTCGCAACTTTTcccaccaaaataaaattttatttatttatttatatattatttttgctGTTCAGTCCTCctacttatttaaattaatattatagttTAAACTTGTAAATGTGCAAAAGATGAAGGGTATGATAGAAAATACGCCGCTCTATAAATTTGATAGGAAACCCAATAAATAGAGAGTGGAGTTGGAAGCTCAAGATTCAtccccttctctctctactgtGACGAAAATGGCGGCAACGTCTCGAAGATCAAATCAGCAGTTCTCCGCTCGCTCTCACCGTCGACCTCCAGTTTCTCCTCCAGATCGGCCGCTTCCTTCTTCTGCAGAACGACTTCCCCGTCGCGTGTGAAGCTTCACGGTTCGCCTTCGGTTTCCGTGTCGTCCATGCGCTTTTCTCTAGACCGTGCGATTTCTCCGAACAGATCCGTGTCTGTTTCTTCTCGCTGCGGTGGGAAGGATCGAGTGGTGCAGAGGCAGAGCAGTTTGAAGAGGACGTGTATGTGTTCTCCTACAACTCACCCTGGCTCGTTTCGGTGTAGTCTCCATAAAGGTACTGTTTCGCAGCCTCACGCAGCGTACTCTCCAAGTAGGTTGAATGCTCGTAGATCGGCAATGACGAATTCTCTGGTTAGAATTGGAGGCGTTGAAGGCGATCTTGTGAAGCGAGCTTTAGCGGCATTGATTCGGCCTTCTTCTCATCAGCAACGACGCCGAGTTGATTTCAAGGTAAAGAGTAGCCGGCTGTCGATTATGTCCAAGGCCGAAgaaacataataatttttcgGCATGATGAAATTGCAAACAATCTCTGAGGTTAGCAATTGCCAAATCTCTGAAGTTCGACTAATCTTACGGTGTTATCGTTTTCTCTCCGGAGACCATTACCGGCATTCATCACTACAGAACTCTTAAATCTCCTTTGTACAGAAATTTTATAAACCGATATGACATTATTTGTGTTCATCGGTGCTCAGACCTAAAATTACCTAAAATTTCGATTAAATCGAGCAATCGATCTCAATCGAATCAAATTCACATCAACTAAAAAGGTTCATAACCTCACTAAACGGACCAGATTTtagaattagggtttggaaATTCCTCCATTAGCAGTTTTACCTCTCTTGAATCCTGAGTTCCTGCATTCCGTTACCTCCGCCATTTGATTTGACGATTTCCATGGATTCATTTCACTTCCATTGCCGTGGACTGCGATAGAGTTGTGGATAAGCATACAGCAATGATCAGGCTCTTTCATCGCCGCCTGCTTTGTCGCTTTCTGctgtttcttttgaattctCTGGAAGAGGTAAGAATTGGTATTGCtgcttttcccttttcttcttgtGATCgggatttgtttgtttcattttttgggattgatttgattgattctCAGCGGCCATGGATACGAATCGTTGTCGAGTTTTAAAAAGAcctttcaaaagaaaattgttcaTGGGCCTCAATTCATAACAACATCCTCCCTCGCATATCTACTAATGGCGGACTCTGATGATCCTGTAAACATCTACATTTTCCTACATGATGAAGAACTTTCTGGGGAACTCTTCCcagagataaaaaaaagtaatcaaAATACAGAGCCACAAAATCGGTGCCTGAAAGGGATGAACAAAAGAGAGGCGGCTCAGATCTGGAAACGGGGCAAAGCAGAGGAGGCCTACCATGGCGGCGAAGCCTAGCTAGCAGATCAGCCGGATCACCATGCCGATGAATCGAACCTCCTTGGCCATTGCCCTAAAATCCTCACACTCCAAGTTCAAAACCATCATCATAGCCATTTTAGGGGAGAATTCCGGCACCATAGTTCACTGAAGGGCCGGacgtttagagagagagagagagagagaaagaaagagagatagacatacatacatatatatatacatataaatatacaaacgcacacaaagagagagagagagagagagaaagaaagagggtTCGGAGGGGAAATCGCCGGCTGCCGGCGATACACAGCGAGGAAAAGAAGGATCTCCTCCAATCGCTCTGCAACAACGGAGCCTCATTCATGGCGGAGTGTGAGGCCGAACCCTAATTTTCCGCCGCTCTCCCCTCCCTCAATTTATAACCTCCTCCCTCTCCTTCCTCtatcaaactaaaatttagaaaattatcaatatatttaaatttaataaattaaattacattttagtctctaaaattaaattaaatgtctGTTTGGTCGAgaatgatatatttaaaagtca from Cucurbita pepo subsp. pepo cultivar mu-cu-16 unplaced genomic scaffold, ASM280686v2 Cp4.1_scaffold000504, whole genome shotgun sequence includes:
- the LOC111785483 gene encoding uncharacterized protein LOC111785483, coding for MKESGVGSSRFIPFSLYCDENGGNVSKIKSAVLRSLSPSTSSFSSRSAASFFCRTTSPSRVKLHGSPSVSVSSMRFSLDRAISPNRSVSVSSRCGGKDRVVQRQSSLKRTCMCSPTTHPGSFRCSLHKGTVSQPHAAYSPSRLNARRSAMTNSLVRIGGVEGDLVKRALAALIRPSSHQQRRRVDFKVKSSRLSIMSKAEET